A single window of Leopardus geoffroyi isolate Oge1 chromosome D4, O.geoffroyi_Oge1_pat1.0, whole genome shotgun sequence DNA harbors:
- the LOC123593565 gene encoding prostate-associated microseminoprotein, with product MTLMMLWSGQAKGVLGSWGIICLVISLLLQQPGVHSKCYFQAQAPCHYEGKYFTLGESWLRKDCFHCTCLHPVGVGCCDTSQHPIDFPAGCEVRQEAGTCQFSLVQKSDPRLPCKGGGPDPEWGSANTPAPGAPAPHSN from the exons ATGACCCTAATGATGCTCTGGTCTGGACAGGCGAAGGGAGTCCTGGGAAGCTGGGGGATCATCTGCTTGGTGATATCTCTGCTCCTCCAGCAGCCAGGAGTCCACAGCAAGTGCTACTTTCAAGCTCAAG CCCCCTGCCACTATGAAGGGAAATATTTTACCCTCGGTGAGTCTTGGCTCCGCAAGGACTGTTTCCATTGTACCTGTCTGCATCCCGTCGGTGTGGGCTGCTGTGACAC GTCTCAGCATCCCATCGACTTCCCCGCGGGGTGTGAGGTACGTCAGGAGGCAGGAACCTGTCAATTCTCCCTGGTGCAAAAATCTGACCCTCGGCTGCCCTGCAAAGGGGGAGGGCCTGACCCTGAATGGGGCTCAGCCAACACCCCTGCCCCTGGggcccctgctccccactccaACTAA